The DNA sequence CGCCGGCATCGTCGCCCTGTTCGGGTTCATCGTCGGCGCGTCGTACGTCGGTGCCGAGTGGAACACCGGCGGCATGATGAACCTGCTGCTCTGGCGGCCCCGGCGGCTACCGGTCCTGCTCACCAAACTCGGCGTGCTGCTCGGCAGCGTGCTCGGGATCAGCGTCGTGCTCGGTGCGCTGTGGACGGTCGCGTTCTGGCTGATCGGCAGGTACGACGGCACCGTCGCCGGGATGACCAGCGGCACCTGGCAGTCGCTCGCGATCACCGGCGCCCGGGGGATCGGTCTGGTGCTGGCGGTCACCGCGGTCGCGTTCGGCCTCGCCTCGCTGGGCCGGCACACCGCGATGGCGCTCGGCGCCGCGGTCGGGGTCGGGGTGGTGAGCGAGGTCGGGCTCCGGATCGCGCTGAACATCGTCGGCGTGTCCTTCCCCGACCGGTTCGTGCTGTCGAGCTACGCGGTGGCCTGGTTCAACAAGACGTACACGCTCTTCGACTGGAACTCGTGCCAGTTCTCGATGGGAGCCTGTGAGCCGGCGGAGTGGGTGGTCACCTGGCAACAGTCGGCGGTGCTGTTCGGCGTCGGGGTGGTGGCGGTTCTCGGCGCGGCACTGTGGACAATGCGTAGTCGCGACATCACCTGAGAGTATTCTCTGTGCGGTGGGGCGGGTTCCGGAACCCGCCCCACCTGGGCGTCTGGTGCGAGGTGGTCGGTCGGCGGCTACGCTGGTCGAGTCCGTTCGCACGTCAGTGCTATCCGATGTGACCGCACGTCGGTGCAACCGTTGCCGCCGCACGTCAGTGCAACCGATGCTCAGGAGGCGCCGTGAAGTCTTCCGCCTCCGACGCCCCGGACCTGCGGCCACCGGACGACGCGACCGGTCCGGACGACGCGACCGGTCCGGACGACGCGACCGGTCCGGACGACGCGACCGGTCCGGACGACGCGACCGGTCCGGACGACGCGACCGGTCCGGACGACGCGACCGGTCCGGACGACGCGACCGGTCCGGACGACGTGACCGGCTCCGACCCCGCGTCGACGGGGCCGGACGACACGGCGGTGGCCGACGTCACACCGGAAGCGGCGACCCGGCCCGAGGTTCCGCCGCTGACCGAACGTGAGCTGCAGGTTCTCGCCTTCGAGCAGAAGTGGTGGAAGCACGCCGGGTCGAAAGAACAGGCCATCCGCGATGCGTTCGACCTGTCGGCGACCCGGTACTACCAGATCCTCAACGGGCTGCTCGACAACCCTGCCGCGCTTGCCGCCGCTCCGGTGCTCGTCGCCCGACTCCGCCGGCTGCGCTCCACCCGGGCCCGCACCCGCCGGCGCTGACCTCGCCGGCTCACTTCTCGTACGTGCGCAGCGCGTTGCCCAGCGAGATGAACGTCGGCGCCCACTCGCCGATGAAGATGCCCCACCGGTCGGCGCGGTCGATGCCCGCCGACTCGAGCTTGCGTGAGCAGGCCCAGCTCAGAAACGACAGGCCGATGCTCGCGATGCCAGCCATGTAGCAGTGGTCGGCCCGTAGGCCGGCCTCGTGCAGTCGCTCCAACATTCGTCGTGACCCCCCGTCGCGGGATCGGCGCCCGTTGGCGGAGCGTCACCCGGTGCGACACCCCGGCGGTGGACCCGCTGGCGCCACCCACGGCTCACGCTACCGCCGGTCACCGGTCGGCTTCCGTGGGTTGTGAGAATGCTTCGCTTCCCGGGCTTGGTCAGGGCGACCAGGTTTGACGGACAGGCGTACGGGGAGCCCGTCGGTGGTTCGAAGCTGCCCGCCACGCACCCGTCGGCGATCGCGAGGTGGGGCACCGCCATCCGACACCGGCGAATGGGATTTTCCGATGACAGTCAACGCTGCGCTCCGCGCGCCCGCCCGCCGTGGCCTGAGAAGGCTGGCGCTGGCCCTTTCCGGCGCGCTCGCCTCCGGGGTGGTGCTCGCACCCCCGCCCGCGTACGCGGCCAACGGGCCGGTTTCACTCGGCGCGGCCGACCGCTACGCCGTACTGGCCGGCGAGACCGTGAACAACGTCGGCAACTCCGTGATCGGCGGGGACCTCGGCGTGTCACCCGGCGAGACGCTGGCCGGGTTCCCGCCGGGCGTCGTCAACGGCGAACGCCACCCCGCCGACGAGTCGGCCGAGCACGCCCAGCGCGACCTGACCAGCGCGTACGACGATGCCAGCAACCGGGTCTCGACCGACCCGACCGGCACCGAACTGGGCGGCAAGACGCTCGCGCCGGGCGTCTACACGTCGACCGACGCGGTGGCGCTCACCGGCACCCTCACCCTCGACGCGAGGGGGACGCGAACGCGGTCTTCGTCTTCCAGTTGGCGACGACCCTGGTCACCGGAGCGAACAGCCGGGTTCAGGTGGTCAACTCGCCGCGTCCGCTGTGCAACGTCTACTGGAAGGTCGGTACGTCGGCCACCCTCGGCTCGGACACCGAGTTCGTCGGCGTCGTCATGGCGCTCGACTCGGTGAGCCTCAACGCCCGTGCCCGGGTGACGCCCGGGGCGGTGCTGGCCAGGAACGGCGCGGTCAGCCTCGACGAGAACACCGTGAACCGGGCCAGCTGCATCCCGGCGGCGGCGTCTCCCGGAGCGACGGGCCGGCCCGTTCCGCCGCCGTCACCCACGCCGTCCCCGTCACCCACGCCGTCCCCGTCCCCGTCCCCGTCCCCGTCGGCCTCGCCGTCGCCGTCGCCGAGCCCGTCCTCGCCCACTCCGACCCCGTCGTCTCCGAGCCCGTCGCCATCGTCGGCCACGCCGAGCCCGTCGTCGCCGAGCCCGACCACACCGAGCCCGACCACGCCTGGGCCGTCGGCGCCGGGCCCCGCGCCGACGCAGGCTCCGGCGCAACCGCCGGTGACCGCTCCGGCCGAGCCCGTCCCGCCGGCCGAACCACCCGCACCGGCTCCGGTCCAGCCCGAACAGCCGGCACCGGTGCAGCCGGAACTGCCGCCCGTCCAGCCGGAGCAGCCGGTGCTGCCGGAACAGCCCGTGGTGCCCGAGCAGCCCGCGGTCCCGGCCGTGCCGAACCTCGAGGTGCCGCAGGGGCAGTGAGCGATCGGCCCGCCGACCCGGCACCGGCGAGGTGCCGGGTCAGCGGGCCGAGTGCTTGTCGGCGTAGTTGGCCAGCCAGGCGACCTGGGCCGGGTCGAGCGAGGGGCGCACCCGTTCGCGGGCCGCGGCGACGTGCGCGGCGGTGACCGTCGACGCCTCCAGGGATTCGCGCATCGCGGCCAGGGCCGCCTCGCGGATCAGGGCCGCGCAGTCGGCGGCCGAGAAACCGTCGAGTTCGGTGCCGAGTTCGGCGAGGTCGACGTCGTCGGCGAGGGGCACTGTCCGGGCCGACGCCCGCAGAATCTCGGCGCGGGCGTCGGCGTCCGGCGGCGGGACGTAGACCAGACGCTCCAGCCGGCCGGGGCGCAGCAGGGCGGGGTCGATCAGGTCGGGCCGGTTGGTCGCCCCGATCACCACCACGTTGCGCAGGGTCTCTACGCCGTCGAGTTCGGTGAGCAGGGCCGCGACGACCCGGTCGGTGGTGCCGCCGTCGGTGGCCTGGCCGCGTACGGGGGCCAGCGCGTCCACCTCGTCGAGGAAGACCAGCGTCGGGGCGGCCTCCCGGGCGCGACGGAACAGTTCCCGGACCGCGCGTTCGCTCTCACCCACCCATTTGGAGAGCACCTCGGCGCCCTTGACCGACAGCACGTTGGCCTTGCCGGTGCCGGCGAGCGCGGTCACCAGGAACGTCTTGCCGCAGCCGGGCGGCCCGTAGAGCAATACGCCGCGCGGCGGCCGGACGCCGAGCCGGGCGAACGTGTCGGGATAGGTCAGCGGCCACAGCACCGACTCGGTGAGCGTCTCCTTGACCTCGACCATGTCGCCGACGTCATCGAGGGTGATGGTCGCTATGTCCAACGTGGACGAGCCCATCGACGTGGGGCGGACCACCTCCAGGGCGGCCTCGAAGTCGGCCATCGCCACCGCCGGCGAGGGCGCCTCCTTCTGGCGCAGCGCCGCCCGTACCCCGGCCTCGCGGGCCAGCGCGGCCAGGTCGGCCGCGACGAACCCCGGGGTACGACCGGCGACGTCGTCGAGCCGTACGTCGTCGGCGAGCGGCATGCCCCGGGTCAGCACCGTCAACTGCTCGCGCCGCAGCGCGTTGTCGGGCAGGGCCACGGTGATCTGGACGGCGAGCAGGTCGGGGGCGCGCAATCCGACGTCGACCGACTCCGGGTGGCTGGTGGTGCAGACGACGGCCGCCCCGGCGGCGACGGTCTCGGCGAGCAGCTGGCGGAACACGGTGGCCAGTGGGCCGGGCTGGTCGCGGGGAACGAGCGCGTCGACGTCGGAGACCAGCAGCACCGCCGGGCCGCCCGAACGGACCGTGGTGGCCGCCTCGCGCAGCCGGCGGGCGGCGGCCTCGTTGGTCAGCGCCGCGAGCTCCGGCGCCCACAGGGCCACCAGCCGGGCGCCGACGGCGGCGCTGACGGCGCGTACGAGGGCGGTCTTGCCCGACCCGGCGGGGCCGCTGACCAGCACGCCGAGTGACACGGTCGTGCCGAGCCGGCCGAGCACCTCCCGGTGGTGGAAGCCGAGGTCGAGCAGTTCGGTGAGTTCGTGCGCCTGGGCACGCAGGCCGGGCAGGTCGTCGAGGCTGGGCGCCTCGACCTCGTCGACGGCGGCCGGGGCCGTGCCGGTGGTGGGCGTCGTGGCGTACGGCGATCCGCCGGTGCCGGCCGTCGGCCCGCGGCCGACGGCCAGCCGTCCCGGGGACGCGGCGCCGGGCATGTTGCCGTGGGTGACCTGGCCGCCCTGCCAGCCGACGACGGTGTCCATGGTGACCAGTGCGGCCTGCGCGGGTTCGGCGGCGGCGACGGTGAGCAGGGTGCTGGTCCAGGCGTACCCGACGGTGTTGGCCAGGCTGCGGCGGGCGGCCTCGACCAGGGCCCGGGCCGTGGCGTCGGGCAGCACGTCCTGCGGCAGCAGCGAGACGTCGTCGCCCTCGGTGACGACCTTGCCGAGCAGGGCGAGGCGCAGCATCTCGGGACTGACCGCGGCGACGATCTCCGGTGGGCCGGCCAGCGTCACCCGGCGGGCCGGTACGACCGGGGTGGGCGCGACGGTGACCTGACCGCCGTCGCGCAGCCCGAGGTTGCCGAGGATGAGGTCGTCGGCGTAGAGCAGGGCGCGGCTGGCGGTGTGCTCGGCGCGGGCGGCGATCCCGGCGGTCACCCGGCGGCCGGACAGCCGTACCGGGTCGCCGGGGTGCAGGCCGAGGGCGGTGAGCACCTCGGGATGCAGACGCACGATGCCGCGGCGGGCGTCGAGCGCGGCCGGCCGTAGGCTCGCGGTGAGGGTGAGGTCGTGATCCGCCACCCGCCGAGACTATCCGGCCGGGCGGGCGCCCGGGCCGGACGCGGCCCGGCGTGCGGCCGGCGCGCCGGCCGGCTCCGGCCGGGCCGCGGCCGGCGCCGGACGCGGTCGGACGGTGCCCGAACAGGCGCTGGCGTCCGGCTGGCCGGGGGCTCACACTCGCGGAGGACTTTCGTGAGATCGCCGGGAGGCTGGAACATGATGCAGCGGCGCGCGCTGGTGGCCCTGGCCGTCGTGGGTGGGCTGGCGCTCGCCGGGTGCACCGGCGACGAGCCGGGCCCGACGATGGTCTCGGCGGGCCCGGATACCGCGGCGACCCCGACCCGGCCGGCCGTCGACAGCGACGTCAGCCCGAAGGGGATGGGGCCCTACCTCGTCGGTGTCAAGCTGGCCGACCTGCAGACCGCCGGCCTGGTGGGCGACACCGAGAAGGCCGACGGCTGCCCGGACCTGGCCCTGGGCAAGGGACTGCCGGACTACGCGGTGCCCGCGCTCGTTTTCGACGACGGCCAGTTGGTACGCCTGACCGTGAGTACCCCGGCCGTGCGTACGACCGAGGGCGGGCGGGTGGCGATGACGCGTGCGGAGGTCGAGGCCAACCACCCGGACGGCCGTCAGTTGGCTGGCCGGGCCGGGGCCTCCGGGTGGTTGGTCACCGAGGACGTCAACGGGCTGCTCTTCCGGTTCGACGGCGAGGACCGGGTCGAGTCGATCGAGGCGGGCGAGTCGGCGGCGATCCAGCGGCGGTTCACCAACGGCCGGGAGTGCTGACCCGGACGTTGGTGAACGCTTCCGGTCACCGCTGGTTTTCGTAGCCGTCCAGCAGCGACGGGTCGCTGCGGATCAGGTTGGCCAGCCGGGCGGCCGACCGACCGGTCGCGGCACTGTCGGCCGGTCCGGCCCACGGCTGCCCCGCGCCCGCCGGCCAGGCCGGCGGCCCGGCCCCCGCGGCGGGCGGTTGGGCCGGTGCCGGGGCGGGCGAACGCACGTCGGTGGTGGCCGGCCCGACGGTGACGGTGACCTCGCCGGCGGTCCACTGCACCCGCAACAGCGCGGCGGACGAGCCGGTGTGCACCGACAACGTGACGGCCATGTCGGGATGTCGGGAGACGACCTGCCGGACGGCCGCGGTCACCTCGTCGACCGGTGTCGGCGGGGCGGGCTGGGTTGTCACCGGCTGCCCCGGGGCGGGCGGCGGTTCGGCCGCCAGCCGGCGCTTCAACTCGTCGCGCCGCGCCAACCGGGCGAGCGCGTCGTCCAGTTCACCCCTCATTCCGGTCTCACCTTTCTCGTCCGTGTCCCGACCGCCTTCGTCAGGACTGCTTGTCGTGGATCGCCCGGTCCAGCGCACGGTCCAGGACGACCAGCAGAGCGTCGCGTACGGACAGCCGGTCCCGTGCGTCGAACGTCAGCAGTGGAACGTGCTGGCCGATCGCGAGCGCCCATCTCACCTGTTCGAGATCATGCGCCACGTGTCCGTCGAACGCGTTGACGGCCACCACGAACGGCAGCCGGGCGCGTTCGAAATAATCGACGGCCGGGTAGCAGTCGTCGAGTCGGGAGCTGTCGACGACCACGAGCGCGCCGAGGGCGCCGCGCGCCAGGTCGTCCCACATGAAGCCGAAGCGGGCCTGGCCGGGGGTGCCGAAGAGATAGAGCTTCAGGGTGCGGTCGATCGTGACGCAGCCGAAGTCCATGGCGACGGTGGTGGTCGTCTTCGCCGAGCGGCTGCCCGGGTCGTCGACCCCGATGCCGGCCGAGGTCATCTCCGCCTCGGTGGTCAGCGGGTCGATCTCGGAGATCGCGCCGACGGTCGTGGTCTTGCCGACCCCGAACCCGCCGGCAACGATGATCTTGACCGGGATGGGGGGCGCGGCCCGTTGGCCGTCGGCCGGCGTGAGCTGTCTGGTCGAGCCGGACCGGCCCGCCGGACCGTGGCCGGTGGGGTTTCCCCGCGGCGTGCCGTAGATGGTGGAGCCGGCCCGTGGCCGGTCAGGAGATCGCACGGAGTCCATGGATCACTCGCAGAATCGTGTCGGGATCGTACGGGTCCGCCACGTCGGCGGTGTGTACGTCGAGATGGCCGGCGGCGCTCAGGTCGCCGACCAGGACCCGGGTGACGCCCAGGTGCAGCCGCAGCCGGGCCGAGATCTCGGCGACCGACACCGGTACGACGCACAGGTCGACGATCGCCTGGAGTTCCGGGGCCAGGGTCGCCAGCGGCGGGGCGGTCCAGGCCACCCCGCCGAGCCGGAGGGTCACCTGGGTCTCCAGGCCGATCGCCGGGTCGGCGCTGTCCACCCGCCCGGCGGTCAGCACGAACGGCCGCGGCCCGCCCGGCGGGGCCGACCCGGGCGCCGGCCAGCCGGTCGCGGCCTCCGGCTCCGGCACGGGTTCCGGTGTCGTCTCGCGCAGGTACGGGCGTACCCGGGCGGACGGCTCCGGCACCTCGTCGCCGGCGGACGGGGTCATGACTGGACGGAGTTCTTCAGTTCGACGATCAGCCTCGGTGTCAGGGCGCTGCCGGCCCGGCTGGCGAAGAGGGTCATCTCGTACGCGACGGTGCCGAGGTTGGCCGACCGGTCGGCGATGACGCCGAGGACCGAGCCGCTGCTGATCGAGGCGACCAGCAGGTATCCGTCGGCCATGTCCACGATCACCCGGTTGAGCGCACCCAGGGAGTACCAGCTGGCGGCCCCGCCGGCCAGACTGGTCATGCCGGAGACCACCGCGGCCAGCCGCTCCGCGTTGGACCGGTCCTTGATCGCCGACATCGCCATCAGCAGACCGTCGGAGGACACCGCGATGGCCTCCAGCACCCCCGCGGTGGTCGACGTGAACGAGTCCAGTAGCCAGTTGAACGTCTTCGCCTCGGGACTCAGCTGTCCGGCAACGCCCGGCCGAGAATCCTGACGGTCCACGCTCTCGTGGATGAAGGGGCTGCTCATCGTGGTGATCCCTCTTCGGTGCGGTGATCTGAACGGACCTCACGCAGCGCGCGTTCGACGCCGGACTCGAACTGCGTGACGAGGTGACGTACTTCTTCGGGGTCGAGCGGCCGGTGCACCTCGACCCGGTGCCGGACCACCACCGGCGGCAGGCGCAGGCTCGCTCCCGGGACCCGCTGCGTGAGCACCGTGCTTCCCGCCTGGCTCTCGGCCCGCCGTACGCCGGACTCGAACTCCTCGACGAGGGCCCGTACGGTCAGCGGATCGGCCGGCGTGGGCGGTGCGGTGCGGGTGTCACCCATGGAGATGGGCAGTTGCGCGCCGGGAACCCGTTGCCGCAGCACCTGACCGGCCGGGGTGGTCGCCGGCGGCCGCGCGGGCGTTGTGTCGGCGGGCGCGGTGAGCGCGGCGGCGGTGGGTCGGGCCGCGGTGACGTCGACGGGAGTGGCGGCTCCGGCCACGACGACGTCGGTGGACCGGTCGGCTACGGTGCCGGTCGCCGGGGTGGCGAACGCGTCCCACGGCCGCCCGGCCTCCAGCGAGCGACTGGCCCGGTCCAGCGCGGCCGGGTCGAAGAGCCCTCCGTCGGCCGGGGTAAGGCCGACCTGGTCCGTCCGACGGGTGGAGGTGCGGGCCGGCAATCCGTCGGAGGTGAACGCGGGCGCCGCCGGCAGCGCACCGGCCGGCCGTAGCTGCGCGGCGGGCAGGGCCTTCGCGCCCGGCACGCCGGGCCGGGCCGCGACGACGAGCGGCGGTTCCGGCCGGGTGGCGGCCGGTGGCTCGGGCCGGCGGACCGGTGCCGGCCGGCCGGTCATCAGCAGCCGGGCGGCGATGTCGACGTCGGCGGTGACGCCGCCACCGGAGGTCGGGCTCAGCGACACGGCCAGCCCGTGCCGGCGGGCCAGCCGGCCCACCACGAACAGGCCGAGCAGTTCGGTCGGCACCAGATCGAGCCGCTCGCGCCGGGTGAACCGGGCGTTCTCCGCGGCCATCCGCTCCGGCGACATGCCGATCCCGTGGTCGACGACGGTGACCCGTACGCCGTCGGGGCGCGACTGCGCGGTGACGCCGACCCTGGTGTGCGGGGGCGAGAACGACGTGGCGTTCTCCATCAGCTCGGCGAGTGCCAGCACGAGGTCG is a window from the Polymorphospora rubra genome containing:
- a CDS encoding ABC transporter permease subunit, encoding MLVLMVLGLGAIVVSFTLASQPTGPAQRAAAEAKAQQQYEEQLRYHQEAVADCEAAQARGENTDSRYPPDCGRDYVPQRDQFMAEWFLPYQFDFKAEFGVFVSVFAGIVALFGFIVGASYVGAEWNTGGMMNLLLWRPRRLPVLLTKLGVLLGSVLGISVVLGALWTVAFWLIGRYDGTVAGMTSGTWQSLAITGARGIGLVLAVTAVAFGLASLGRHTAMALGAAVGVGVVSEVGLRIALNIVGVSFPDRFVLSSYAVAWFNKTYTLFDWNSCQFSMGACEPAEWVVTWQQSAVLFGVGVVAVLGAALWTMRSRDIT
- a CDS encoding DUF3263 domain-containing protein; translation: MKSSASDAPDLRPPDDATGPDDATGPDDATGPDDATGPDDATGPDDATGPDDATGPDDATGPDDVTGSDPASTGPDDTAVADVTPEAATRPEVPPLTERELQVLAFEQKWWKHAGSKEQAIRDAFDLSATRYYQILNGLLDNPAALAAAPVLVARLRRLRSTRARTRRR
- a CDS encoding AAA family ATPase; translation: MADHDLTLTASLRPAALDARRGIVRLHPEVLTALGLHPGDPVRLSGRRVTAGIAARAEHTASRALLYADDLILGNLGLRDGGQVTVAPTPVVPARRVTLAGPPEIVAAVSPEMLRLALLGKVVTEGDDVSLLPQDVLPDATARALVEAARRSLANTVGYAWTSTLLTVAAAEPAQAALVTMDTVVGWQGGQVTHGNMPGAASPGRLAVGRGPTAGTGGSPYATTPTTGTAPAAVDEVEAPSLDDLPGLRAQAHELTELLDLGFHHREVLGRLGTTVSLGVLVSGPAGSGKTALVRAVSAAVGARLVALWAPELAALTNEAAARRLREAATTVRSGGPAVLLVSDVDALVPRDQPGPLATVFRQLLAETVAAGAAVVCTTSHPESVDVGLRAPDLLAVQITVALPDNALRREQLTVLTRGMPLADDVRLDDVAGRTPGFVAADLAALAREAGVRAALRQKEAPSPAVAMADFEAALEVVRPTSMGSSTLDIATITLDDVGDMVEVKETLTESVLWPLTYPDTFARLGVRPPRGVLLYGPPGCGKTFLVTALAGTGKANVLSVKGAEVLSKWVGESERAVRELFRRAREAAPTLVFLDEVDALAPVRGQATDGGTTDRVVAALLTELDGVETLRNVVVIGATNRPDLIDPALLRPGRLERLVYVPPPDADARAEILRASARTVPLADDVDLAELGTELDGFSAADCAALIREAALAAMRESLEASTVTAAHVAAARERVRPSLDPAQVAWLANYADKHSAR
- a CDS encoding GTP-binding protein, producing the protein MDSVRSPDRPRAGSTIYGTPRGNPTGHGPAGRSGSTRQLTPADGQRAAPPIPVKIIVAGGFGVGKTTTVGAISEIDPLTTEAEMTSAGIGVDDPGSRSAKTTTTVAMDFGCVTIDRTLKLYLFGTPGQARFGFMWDDLARGALGALVVVDSSRLDDCYPAVDYFERARLPFVVAVNAFDGHVAHDLEQVRWALAIGQHVPLLTFDARDRLSVRDALLVVLDRALDRAIHDKQS
- a CDS encoding DUF742 domain-containing protein — its product is MTPSAGDEVPEPSARVRPYLRETTPEPVPEPEAATGWPAPGSAPPGGPRPFVLTAGRVDSADPAIGLETQVTLRLGGVAWTAPPLATLAPELQAIVDLCVVPVSVAEISARLRLHLGVTRVLVGDLSAAGHLDVHTADVADPYDPDTILRVIHGLRAIS
- a CDS encoding roadblock/LC7 domain-containing protein, with product MSSPFIHESVDRQDSRPGVAGQLSPEAKTFNWLLDSFTSTTAGVLEAIAVSSDGLLMAMSAIKDRSNAERLAAVVSGMTSLAGGAASWYSLGALNRVIVDMADGYLLVASISSGSVLGVIADRSANLGTVAYEMTLFASRAGSALTPRLIVELKNSVQS